In a single window of the Schistocerca americana isolate TAMUIC-IGC-003095 chromosome X, iqSchAmer2.1, whole genome shotgun sequence genome:
- the LOC124555838 gene encoding uncharacterized protein LOC124555838, translating to MPDFDEKSIDERNKIGTILQRKWKTLRASYTRELLRQKTERSGSAATGRKKYIYFDQLRFLTTDCKNTTSSIENDDDEDRNEFDEGENLEQEAREKTAERRQKRPREKKSLEEEDSLYNILKEKYARKDNSSQQADEDSLFMQSLVPELKKITQSCKIESEIRFDECHY from the exons ATGCCTGATTTCGATGAAAAGAGCAtagatgaaagaaacaaaattg GGACAATCCTTCAAAGGAAATGGAAGACCTTAAGGGCCAGTTATACCAGAGAGTTATTAAGGCAAAAAACAGAACGGAGTGGTTCTGCAGCAACTGGTAGGAAGAAGTATATCTACTTCGATCAGCTGCGATTCCTAACAACTGACTGTAAGAACACTACTTCTAGtattgaaaatgatgatgatgaagacagaaaTGAGTTTGATGAAGGAGAAAATTTAGAGCAGGAGGCACGTGAAAAAACTGCTGAGCGACGGCAAAAAAGGCCACGTGAAAAGAAGAGTCTTGAAGAAGAAGATAGCCTATATAACATTTTGAAGGAAAAGTACGCCAGAAAAGACAATTCATCACAGCAAGCCGACGAAGATAGCTTGTTTATGCAGTCTTTAGTacctgaattaaaaaaaattacccaGTCATGCAAGATTGAAAGTGAAATCAGATTTGATGAATGTCATTATTAA